A genomic window from Clostridia bacterium includes:
- the smc gene encoding chromosome segregation protein SMC, protein MFFKSIEMTGFKSFPDKIDLSFEKGITCVVGPNGSGKSNISDAIRWVMGEQSIKTLRGGKMEDVIFSGTQKRKPLGFCEVSLTVDNKDRGLNIDFDEVLVTRRIFRSGDSEYYINKSQCRLKDIQELFMDTGLGKDGYSLVGQGKIDNIIAGKPSERRTFFEEACGISKYHHKKDEAERKLNNTNDNITRLNDIINELEVRLEPLKIQSERAKKFLVLRDELKELEVNVWLRNYYEYKENLNKIKNDYEDSSKCLESTKSGLEELDKKIEELSVLSRNLQEENDKLVGENYNLEYNIKTFENQIEISKNNISHEEENIKRLCGEKDEILTKVSSFDINKEELEKRATLLRNEKEALEKEANELTERLNKVLLDITSHNSHLSKLKLSLVNLNSELITLGANKSSIITLNESLKERIELNLVGIKEKEEKVEELNKEIKNATNALDDIDTKEKNLKSELEKELNLKIKKEEKLKELNLSYNEVLNSSERAKNRLDMLKDLENNFSGSPKGVKELLNTLPDGAKLFGTVSSLIKTSNEYAKAVDAALGGAASNIVCENENDAKASISYLKKNKLGRVTFMPLHSVKATSSIKEDLSGEKGFIGMANTLVEFDKKYEKIVDSLLLRVAVFSDMDSAISATNKFKHSFKAVTLGGEIFNIGGSITGGEYKNSTGKMQRMAEIDLIKKELEKLLDKKDALDEEIKKYQEESELTKEILLAKEEEKKNLNQKKIELLSSLKYNKEMYYSLTEDIKSVKDDIKGIEEKIEENNKKQTEIDQEKDEINVKISYLEKEIGTLDSGFLKVNEERDALNEEINGLRFKIAEKSKDLDYELDKINLIASQKDAFLSDVKIKDDMILKLREKIEDIGEEIEFRKNQITDAKESIKEFEEKIKENRAKKETTESELLSCQKLSKDEREKFITQNEAHTKLEIKYNKINSDIEQTVSNLWDSYELTITCAEEMRKDIGKIQDALRKISDLKNKIRGLGNINIDAIEEYKTVSERYEFLTGQRNDLMLAKDNLETIISDMVKLMRDIFSKQFKLIADSFNETYIELFGGGRGELKLTEPDNILESGIEIEVQPPGKKLTTISLLSGGEKAFTAIALLFAIIKVKPTPFCLFDEIEAALDDNNVYRYADYLEKFKKNTQFIVITHRRGTMEAADTLYGVTMQEKGVSKLISLNIDEVEKEGEKK, encoded by the coding sequence ATGTTTTTTAAGTCAATAGAAATGACCGGATTTAAGTCTTTTCCGGATAAAATCGATTTAAGTTTTGAAAAAGGAATAACTTGTGTAGTAGGGCCTAACGGAAGCGGTAAAAGTAACATTTCCGACGCTATAAGATGGGTTATGGGTGAGCAGAGCATCAAAACCCTAAGAGGCGGAAAAATGGAAGATGTTATTTTTTCTGGTACTCAAAAAAGAAAACCGCTTGGTTTTTGCGAAGTAAGTCTTACAGTTGATAATAAAGACAGGGGCCTTAACATAGATTTTGATGAAGTTTTAGTTACAAGAAGAATTTTCCGTTCGGGAGACAGTGAGTATTACATAAATAAATCTCAATGCCGCCTAAAAGACATTCAGGAACTTTTTATGGATACAGGGCTTGGGAAAGACGGATATTCTTTAGTAGGTCAGGGTAAGATCGATAATATTATTGCAGGTAAACCGTCTGAAAGAAGAACTTTTTTTGAAGAAGCCTGTGGTATTTCAAAATACCATCATAAAAAAGACGAAGCGGAAAGAAAACTTAATAATACAAATGATAATATAACAAGGCTTAACGATATTATAAACGAACTTGAAGTAAGGTTAGAGCCTCTTAAAATTCAGTCTGAAAGAGCAAAGAAATTCCTTGTTTTAAGAGACGAGTTAAAAGAGTTGGAAGTTAACGTATGGCTTAGAAATTACTATGAATATAAAGAGAATTTAAATAAGATTAAAAACGATTATGAAGATTCTTCAAAATGTTTGGAGTCTACAAAATCAGGGTTAGAAGAGTTAGACAAAAAAATTGAAGAACTTTCAGTTTTGTCCCGTAATTTGCAGGAAGAAAATGATAAACTTGTAGGGGAAAACTATAATTTAGAGTATAATATAAAAACTTTTGAAAACCAGATAGAAATTTCTAAAAACAATATCAGCCACGAAGAAGAAAATATTAAAAGGCTTTGTGGGGAAAAGGATGAAATTTTAACTAAAGTTTCTTCTTTTGATATAAATAAGGAAGAGTTAGAAAAAAGAGCCACCCTTTTAAGAAATGAAAAGGAAGCGCTTGAAAAAGAGGCAAATGAACTTACCGAGCGTTTAAATAAAGTTCTTTTGGATATTACATCTCATAACTCACATCTTTCTAAGTTAAAACTAAGCCTTGTAAACTTAAACAGTGAACTTATAACTTTAGGCGCAAACAAATCTTCAATAATTACTCTTAATGAGTCTTTAAAAGAAAGAATAGAACTTAATTTAGTTGGCATAAAAGAAAAAGAAGAAAAAGTTGAAGAGTTAAATAAAGAGATTAAAAATGCTACTAACGCTCTTGACGATATTGACACTAAGGAAAAAAATCTTAAGAGTGAACTTGAAAAAGAATTAAATCTTAAAATTAAAAAGGAAGAAAAATTAAAAGAACTTAATCTTTCTTATAACGAAGTTTTAAACAGTAGCGAGAGAGCAAAAAACAGACTGGATATGTTAAAGGACCTTGAAAATAATTTTTCAGGCAGTCCTAAAGGGGTTAAAGAACTTTTAAACACACTTCCTGACGGTGCAAAACTCTTTGGCACAGTTTCATCCCTAATTAAAACAAGTAATGAATATGCAAAAGCAGTAGACGCAGCGCTTGGTGGAGCAGCCTCCAATATAGTGTGCGAAAATGAAAATGATGCAAAAGCATCGATTTCTTATCTTAAGAAAAATAAACTTGGCAGAGTTACCTTTATGCCTTTGCACTCTGTAAAAGCCACATCCTCTATAAAAGAAGATTTATCTGGGGAAAAGGGCTTTATCGGCATGGCAAATACCCTTGTTGAATTTGATAAAAAATATGAGAAGATTGTTGACAGTCTTCTTCTTAGAGTTGCAGTTTTTTCTGATATGGACAGTGCAATTTCTGCCACAAATAAATTTAAACATTCCTTTAAGGCTGTTACATTAGGCGGAGAAATATTTAATATAGGCGGTTCCATAACCGGCGGCGAATATAAAAACAGCACCGGTAAAATGCAGAGAATGGCTGAAATTGACTTAATTAAAAAAGAATTAGAAAAGTTGTTAGATAAAAAAGATGCCTTAGATGAGGAAATTAAAAAATATCAGGAAGAGTCAGAATTAACTAAGGAAATTCTTTTGGCAAAAGAAGAAGAAAAGAAGAATTTAAATCAGAAAAAAATTGAACTTCTTTCCTCCCTTAAATATAATAAGGAAATGTATTATTCTCTTACCGAAGACATTAAGTCGGTCAAGGATGATATTAAAGGGATAGAAGAAAAAATAGAAGAAAATAACAAAAAACAAACAGAGATTGACCAAGAAAAAGACGAAATCAATGTAAAGATTTCATATCTTGAAAAGGAAATAGGTACTCTTGATTCAGGCTTTTTAAAGGTTAATGAAGAAAGAGACGCACTAAACGAAGAAATAAACGGTTTAAGATTTAAAATTGCCGAAAAGAGCAAAGACCTTGATTATGAACTTGATAAAATAAACTTAATAGCATCACAAAAAGATGCATTTTTAAGCGATGTTAAGATTAAAGATGATATGATTCTTAAGTTAAGGGAAAAAATCGAAGACATCGGCGAAGAAATAGAGTTTAGAAAAAATCAGATTACCGATGCAAAAGAAAGCATTAAGGAATTTGAAGAAAAAATCAAGGAAAACAGGGCTAAAAAAGAAACTACCGAGAGTGAACTTTTATCCTGTCAGAAACTTTCAAAAGACGAAAGAGAAAAGTTTATCACACAAAACGAAGCACATACAAAACTTGAGATTAAGTATAATAAAATTAACTCGGATATTGAGCAGACTGTGAGTAACCTTTGGGATAGTTACGAACTTACCATAACTTGCGCAGAAGAAATGAGAAAAGACATTGGTAAAATTCAGGATGCCTTAAGAAAAATATCTGATCTTAAGAATAAAATAAGAGGTCTTGGCAATATAAATATAGATGCCATTGAGGAATATAAAACAGTCAGCGAAAGATATGAATTTTTAACAGGCCAGAGAAATGATTTAATGCTTGCCAAGGATAATTTAGAAACTATTATATCCGATATGGTAAAACTTATGAGGGATATATTCAGTAAGCAGTTTAAACTTATTGCCGACTCTTTTAACGAAACATATATTGAACTTTTCGGCGGAGGACGAGGCGAGTTAAAACTTACCGAGCCTGATAATATATTAGAAAGCGGCATTGAAATTGAAGTTCAGCCGCCAGGAAAGAAACTTACTACAATAAGTCTTCTCTCAGGTGGGGAAAAAGCATTTACTGCTATTGCGCTTTTATTTGCAATTATCAAGGTTAAGCCTACTCCTTTCTGCCTGTTTGACGAAATTGAAGCGGCACTTGATGATAACAATGTTTACAGATATGCCGATTATCTTGAAAAATTCAAAAAGAACACCCAATTTATCGTTATCACTCACAGAAGGGGTACAATGGAAGCGGCAGATACTTTGTACGGTGTTACCATGCAGGAAAAGGGTGTTTCCAAACTTATTTCTTTAAACATTGACGAAGTTGAAAAAGAGGGAGAGAAAAAATAA
- a CDS encoding M23 family metallopeptidase, giving the protein MKNKKKRVKSKVDKKPLNYKMIGAIVLLTVLVFLKLSPVALNKTLNVLFTNDCDYTLMIEDIKKTVRFYTLGQRVFNLPVNDVITSPFGERMDPVTNTPAMHLGIDINAPLNTEVFASEEGVVTRVEENEYYGKFIMIDHGRNFATLYGHLSLQKVKCGDRVDKDTVIALSGSSGKSTGPHLHFEIRKEGEHQNPEDYLK; this is encoded by the coding sequence ATGAAAAATAAAAAGAAAAGGGTAAAATCAAAGGTGGATAAAAAGCCTTTAAATTATAAAATGATAGGTGCAATAGTTTTACTTACAGTGCTTGTTTTTCTTAAATTAAGCCCTGTGGCTTTAAACAAAACCTTAAACGTTCTCTTTACTAATGACTGCGATTATACCCTTATGATAGAAGATATTAAAAAAACTGTCCGTTTTTACACTCTGGGGCAAAGGGTTTTTAACCTGCCTGTAAATGATGTTATAACCTCGCCTTTTGGAGAAAGAATGGACCCTGTAACAAACACACCCGCAATGCATCTTGGGATAGATATAAATGCACCTCTTAACACCGAAGTTTTCGCATCAGAAGAGGGTGTGGTTACAAGGGTTGAAGAAAATGAGTATTACGGAAAATTTATAATGATAGACCACGGAAGAAATTTTGCCACTCTTTACGGTCATCTTTCTTTGCAAAAAGTAAAATGCGGAGACAGAGTTGATAAAGACACAGTAATTGCTCTTTCAGGCTCAAGCGGAAAATCTACCGGCCCTCATCTTCATTTTGAAATAAGAAAAGAAGGGGAGCATCAGAATCCGGAGGATTATCTTAAATGA
- the priA gene encoding primosomal protein N', which yields MFADIVITKKAYELDRLFCYEVPSELENDIEVGKRVIIPFGNYGMTEGIVFNVYKENADYENVKKIKEVIDNSSVITKTGFKIAEFMRKKYLCTYFDALKLNMPSGLKTFVDEKIYLKNPDAAPLSKNEEEIISVLYKYNGCTYNALKEKLKIKKLRSLLLSMEERDIIDIKSIHEESIKDKKIKIVSKEKTNKEIDEYIENNKRNKQEIRILTAFTNTKSMTLSDLRGYTKASYNAILKLVSLGFLSISEREVLRNPFLEREFIKDKKLPPTDEQKKAIYTILKKEFGTYLLHGITGSGKTEVYLQVIEEHIKKGKNAIVLVPEISLTPQMVTRFFNRFGKCVCVIHSGLSKEERYDQYKMIKQGKINIVIGARSAIFAPIENVGVIVIDEEHENSYKSDTFPKYDTIEIAKVRAKADDATLILASATPSVVSYYHAVNNNYKLITLTKRTNNKNTPEVYIVDMKKELKEGNFSPFSSLLKKELEERIDKKEQSILFINRRGYSTFVSCRSCGYVAKCPDCDVSLTYHNNSNRLICHYCGYERDLFLECPDCKSKYIKHFGKGTEKIEDELKLFFPNSSMIRMDADTTYKKFSHEKILTKFENENINVLLGTQMITKGLDFKNVTLSAVLAADGGLYMEDYRSLERTFSQITQVIGRAGRGDKKGIGIIQTYSPEHYVIRLAKDGNYEEFYNTEINLRKEMNFPPFCDIINIICQSENEELGKKLIKDCYKILRNSKINLNLSDEELKIYKPNYAPLPKIKKKFRFRILIKGKDSENLNHILESLYVYYNKNYKVKDIGLSIDINPVSML from the coding sequence ATGTTTGCAGATATAGTTATAACCAAAAAAGCATATGAACTTGACCGTCTTTTCTGTTACGAAGTGCCAAGTGAACTTGAAAATGACATAGAAGTAGGAAAAAGAGTTATAATCCCTTTTGGAAACTATGGAATGACCGAAGGGATTGTTTTTAATGTTTATAAAGAAAATGCAGACTATGAAAATGTTAAAAAAATAAAAGAGGTTATTGATAATTCTTCCGTTATTACAAAAACCGGCTTTAAAATCGCAGAGTTTATGCGTAAAAAATATTTATGCACCTACTTTGATGCCTTAAAACTTAATATGCCAAGCGGCTTAAAAACTTTTGTTGACGAAAAGATTTATTTAAAAAACCCTGATGCTGCCCCTCTTAGTAAGAACGAAGAAGAAATAATATCAGTATTATATAAATATAACGGATGCACCTATAACGCTTTAAAAGAAAAACTTAAAATTAAGAAACTTCGTTCTCTTCTTTTATCAATGGAAGAAAGGGATATTATAGATATAAAAAGTATCCACGAAGAGTCTATAAAAGATAAGAAAATAAAGATTGTATCCAAAGAAAAAACAAATAAAGAGATCGACGAATATATTGAAAACAATAAAAGAAACAAACAGGAAATAAGGATACTTACTGCATTTACAAATACTAAAAGTATGACCTTATCCGATTTAAGAGGATATACCAAAGCATCTTATAATGCTATATTAAAACTTGTTTCTTTAGGGTTTTTAAGTATATCCGAAAGGGAAGTTTTAAGAAACCCATTTTTAGAAAGAGAGTTTATAAAAGATAAAAAGTTGCCCCCTACCGACGAGCAGAAAAAGGCTATTTATACAATATTAAAAAAAGAATTTGGAACCTATCTTCTGCACGGAATAACAGGGTCTGGAAAGACGGAAGTTTATCTTCAGGTTATAGAAGAACATATTAAAAAAGGAAAGAATGCAATAGTTCTTGTTCCTGAAATTTCTCTTACTCCCCAGATGGTTACAAGGTTTTTTAACCGATTCGGCAAATGCGTTTGTGTTATTCATTCAGGGCTTTCCAAAGAGGAAAGATACGATCAGTATAAAATGATAAAACAGGGAAAAATCAATATTGTTATCGGTGCAAGGTCTGCCATATTTGCACCTATTGAAAATGTGGGCGTTATTGTTATTGACGAAGAGCATGAAAACTCCTATAAGTCGGACACATTTCCTAAGTATGACACTATTGAAATTGCAAAAGTAAGGGCGAAAGCAGATGATGCAACTTTAATTTTAGCGTCTGCCACTCCGTCTGTTGTAAGTTATTATCACGCTGTTAATAACAATTATAAGCTTATAACACTTACAAAAAGAACAAATAATAAAAATACTCCCGAAGTTTATATTGTAGATATGAAAAAGGAACTTAAAGAGGGTAATTTTTCTCCGTTTTCATCTTTACTTAAAAAAGAACTTGAAGAAAGAATTGATAAAAAAGAGCAAAGCATTCTTTTTATCAACCGAAGAGGATATTCCACTTTTGTAAGTTGCAGAAGTTGCGGTTATGTTGCAAAATGCCCTGACTGCGATGTTTCGCTTACCTATCATAATAACAGTAACCGTCTTATCTGCCACTACTGCGGATATGAAAGAGATTTGTTTTTAGAATGTCCTGACTGTAAGAGTAAATATATAAAGCATTTTGGAAAAGGTACTGAAAAAATAGAAGATGAACTTAAATTATTTTTTCCAAATTCCAGTATGATCAGAATGGATGCAGACACTACTTATAAAAAATTCTCTCACGAAAAGATTTTAACAAAGTTTGAAAATGAGAATATAAATGTACTCCTTGGTACTCAGATGATAACCAAGGGCCTTGATTTTAAAAATGTAACTCTTTCTGCAGTTCTTGCGGCAGACGGAGGGCTTTATATGGAAGACTACCGTTCACTTGAGAGGACATTTTCCCAGATTACTCAGGTAATAGGAAGAGCAGGTCGAGGAGATAAAAAGGGCATAGGAATAATTCAGACATACAGCCCAGAGCATTATGTTATCCGCCTTGCCAAAGACGGAAATTATGAAGAATTTTATAATACAGAAATAAATTTAAGAAAAGAGATGAATTTTCCTCCTTTTTGTGATATAATAAACATAATTTGTCAGAGCGAAAATGAAGAACTTGGCAAAAAACTTATTAAAGACTGTTATAAAATTTTAAGAAACTCTAAAATTAATCTTAATTTAAGCGATGAAGAACTTAAAATTTATAAACCGAATTATGCTCCCCTGCCTAAAATAAAAAAGAAGTTCAGATTCAGAATTTTAATAAAGGGGAAAGACTCTGAAAACTTAAATCATATTTTAGAGAGCCTTTATGTTTACTATAACAAAAACTATAAAGTTAAAGATATTGGCTTATCCATTGATATTAACCCTGTTAGTATGTTATAA
- the def gene encoding peptide deformylase encodes MAIRNIIKEGDPVLNKKSRIVEKIDERILTLLDDMKETMYDADGVGLAAPQVGILKRVVVIDVGDGVLELINPEIVCSTGEQYEVEGCLSLPGVSGVTERPMNVQVRALDREGYEVLVTGTGLLARALCHEIDHLDGILFRQRVTEYLE; translated from the coding sequence ATGGCTATAAGAAATATTATAAAAGAGGGCGACCCTGTTCTTAATAAAAAATCACGCATAGTAGAAAAAATAGATGAAAGAATTTTAACCCTGCTTGACGATATGAAAGAAACCATGTATGACGCAGACGGTGTCGGACTTGCTGCCCCTCAGGTGGGAATACTTAAAAGAGTGGTAGTAATAGATGTGGGAGACGGAGTTTTAGAACTTATTAACCCCGAGATAGTTTGCTCAACAGGCGAACAATATGAAGTTGAAGGATGTTTAAGCCTTCCTGGCGTGTCAGGCGTAACAGAACGCCCTATGAATGTTCAGGTTCGTGCTTTGGACAGAGAGGGTTACGAAGTTTTAGTTACAGGCACAGGCCTTTTAGCAAGAGCGTTATGCCATGAAATTGACCATCTTGACGGAATTTTATTCAGACAAAGAGTTACAGAATATTTAGAATAA
- the fmt gene encoding methionyl-tRNA formyltransferase: MKVIFMGTPDFAVDCLEMLINEGYEVPLVVSQPDRQRGRGHKVTYSPVKEYALSKNIPVFQPESLKNFELSEYLNEIKPDVIVVVAYGKILPEYILNYPKFGCINVHGSLLPKLRGAAPIQWSVINGDKETGVTTMLMDKGMDTGDILYKASIPIEENDTAGTLFDKLKVLGASLLKHTLQKIKNGSYVRIRQNEEEATYAPMIMKKDALIDFSKSPKEIINMLRGLNPAPVAYTYLDGKKIKIYEGFLGEETDDTDYGKIWGYIEDKGLGIVCGGGILYIKELHAENSRKMTVSEYMLGHKLEPGDRFTNS, translated from the coding sequence ATGAAAGTTATTTTTATGGGAACACCTGATTTTGCAGTTGACTGTTTAGAAATGCTTATAAACGAGGGGTATGAAGTTCCTTTGGTTGTTTCCCAGCCGGACAGGCAAAGGGGAAGAGGCCATAAGGTAACATATTCTCCTGTTAAAGAATATGCACTTTCTAAAAACATTCCTGTTTTTCAGCCCGAATCTTTGAAAAACTTTGAACTTTCAGAGTATCTTAATGAAATAAAACCTGATGTGATAGTTGTTGTTGCATATGGCAAAATTCTTCCCGAATATATCCTTAACTATCCGAAATTCGGCTGTATAAATGTGCATGGCTCTCTTTTGCCCAAATTAAGAGGCGCTGCCCCTATCCAGTGGAGTGTAATAAACGGAGATAAGGAAACAGGGGTTACCACAATGCTTATGGATAAAGGAATGGATACAGGGGATATACTGTATAAGGCATCTATTCCTATTGAAGAAAATGACACTGCGGGAACATTATTTGATAAACTTAAAGTTTTAGGTGCATCACTTTTAAAACATACCTTGCAAAAAATTAAAAACGGAAGTTATGTAAGAATACGCCAGAACGAAGAAGAAGCAACATATGCGCCTATGATTATGAAAAAAGACGCTTTGATTGATTTTTCAAAGAGTCCAAAAGAAATTATAAATATGTTAAGAGGTTTAAATCCTGCGCCTGTTGCCTATACTTATTTAGACGGGAAAAAAATTAAAATATACGAAGGCTTTTTAGGCGAAGAAACAGACGATACCGACTATGGCAAAATATGGGGATATATTGAAGACAAAGGCCTTGGAATTGTGTGTGGAGGAGGAATATTATATATAAAAGAACTTCACGCAGAAAATTCAAGAAAAATGACCGTTTCAGAATATATGCTTGGCCATAAACTTGAGCCTGGAGACCGTTTTACAAACTCTTAA
- a CDS encoding zinc metallopeptidase: MYNLYMGDIYYLILVIPALIFALVAQSYVKSTFNKYSLIPTSFISNDIVEKMLHKNEIYDISIVSVSGYLSDHFNSSKKIISLSQPVYNNNSIAALGVACHEAGHALQYKAGYLPLKIRNYILPVVKFASGMALPLAIIGLMISDALAKAGVILFSVTVLFQLLLLPIEFNASKRAVNELDLNLSDEELKGVKKVLFSAALTYVASSLVAVANFLRILLIINGRNRRD, translated from the coding sequence ATGTATAATTTATATATGGGGGATATTTACTATCTGATACTTGTTATACCTGCGCTTATTTTCGCACTTGTTGCGCAAAGTTATGTTAAATCTACATTTAACAAGTATTCGCTTATTCCTACATCATTTATATCAAACGATATTGTTGAGAAAATGCTTCATAAAAACGAAATATATGATATTTCAATCGTGAGCGTTTCAGGATATTTAAGCGACCATTTTAATTCAAGCAAAAAAATTATAAGCCTTTCTCAGCCGGTTTATAATAATAATTCCATAGCAGCCCTTGGTGTTGCGTGTCATGAAGCAGGTCATGCCCTGCAGTATAAGGCAGGATACTTGCCTCTTAAAATAAGAAACTATATTCTTCCTGTTGTAAAATTTGCATCGGGTATGGCGCTTCCACTTGCCATTATAGGTCTTATGATATCTGATGCACTTGCAAAGGCAGGAGTTATACTGTTTTCTGTTACCGTGCTTTTTCAGTTGCTTTTACTTCCTATTGAATTTAACGCATCAAAAAGAGCAGTTAACGAACTTGACCTAAACTTATCAGATGAAGAATTAAAGGGAGTTAAAAAAGTTTTATTTTCGGCAGCCCTTACCTATGTTGCATCAAGTCTTGTTGCTGTTGCCAACTTTTTAAGAATACTTCTTATAATAAACGGAAGAAACAGGAGAGATTAA
- a CDS encoding MATE family efflux transporter, with translation MNSFYKNFILIALPMAFQNLVTTSVSLIDNLMIGRLGDVAIASVGLANKVFFIYVLVIFGLCSGASAFIAQFWGKEDLKGIKQVVFINTLVALSVSFVFAIFGFFMPTHIMTLLTDDKEVIFEGAKYLKIISPSFILVSIIHVCSYTLKTLEHPKIPLFASLISIIINAFLNYILIFGKLGAPRLGVSGAAFATLSARIFEMLFIVLATRKKLTFLFYGISHLKDIKKDFLKSFFIKVIPVILNETMWSLATTMMVSIYARISTQAVAAVNVITILRDLTSVFFIGAGNAAAVSIGKLIGLKKYDEAYERTYQLSIYVPIFAGIFGLLTLLVSKNFIGLFNISVETFNIANSLYITAVIFMPFASFNHLNICGSLRAGGDSFYCLVSDAGSIWAVGVFGSFISGTVFGLPILYVYIISRCEEILKAILLFIRIKKRKWIKDLVN, from the coding sequence ATGAATAGTTTTTATAAAAATTTTATTTTAATTGCTCTTCCTATGGCATTTCAGAATCTTGTAACAACCTCGGTAAGCCTTATTGACAATCTTATGATCGGGCGTCTGGGAGATGTGGCAATAGCGTCTGTCGGCCTTGCCAATAAAGTGTTTTTTATCTATGTTCTTGTAATATTCGGTTTGTGCAGCGGGGCGTCTGCCTTTATTGCACAGTTCTGGGGTAAAGAAGATTTAAAGGGGATAAAACAGGTAGTATTTATAAATACACTGGTTGCATTATCAGTATCATTTGTATTTGCGATTTTCGGCTTTTTTATGCCGACTCACATAATGACTCTTCTTACCGATGATAAAGAGGTTATTTTTGAGGGTGCAAAATATTTAAAGATTATATCGCCGAGTTTTATATTAGTCAGTATAATTCATGTGTGTTCTTACACTTTAAAAACTTTAGAGCATCCGAAAATTCCGTTATTTGCATCCCTGATTTCGATTATAATAAACGCATTTCTTAACTACATATTGATTTTCGGGAAGTTGGGCGCACCCCGTCTTGGAGTATCAGGCGCAGCATTTGCTACCCTTAGCGCAAGAATCTTTGAAATGCTTTTTATAGTTTTGGCTACAAGAAAGAAACTTACTTTTCTTTTTTACGGCATTTCCCATTTAAAAGATATAAAAAAAGATTTTCTAAAATCGTTCTTTATAAAAGTTATTCCTGTTATATTAAATGAAACAATGTGGTCTCTTGCTACTACTATGATGGTTTCTATATATGCAAGAATTTCCACTCAGGCTGTTGCAGCAGTTAATGTTATTACCATTTTAAGAGATTTAACAAGTGTGTTCTTTATCGGCGCAGGTAATGCGGCAGCCGTTTCGATAGGAAAACTTATAGGCCTTAAAAAATATGACGAAGCATATGAAAGGACATATCAGTTATCTATATATGTGCCAATATTTGCAGGAATTTTTGGGCTTTTAACACTTCTTGTATCGAAAAATTTCATAGGGCTTTTTAATATTTCCGTTGAGACTTTTAATATAGCAAACAGTTTATATATTACAGCAGTTATCTTTATGCCTTTTGCATCTTTTAATCATCTTAATATATGCGGAAGCCTTAGAGCAGGAGGAGATTCTTTCTACTGCCTTGTATCAGACGCAGGTTCAATCTGGGCAGTCGGAGTTTTCGGCTCGTTTATATCTGGTACAGTTTTCGGCTTGCCAATACTTTACGTTTACATAATTTCAAGATGCGAAGAAATTTTAAAGGCGATACTGTTGTTTATACGAATTAAAAAAAGAAAATGGATAAAAGATTTAGTTAATTAA